The following coding sequences lie in one Candidatus Eisenbacteria bacterium genomic window:
- the ccsA gene encoding cytochrome c biogenesis protein CcsA, with protein MNSSGKAMRLSRVLDALAIVLIPVALYMALLYAPAEKTMKEVQRIFYFHVPAAMMGFLGFMLVLVCSILYVAKGRRRYDAMALAGAEVGWLFTTLVLLTGPVWARSAWGAWWTWDARLSSTLVLWLIYGAYLILRSLMADDLRMRRYAAVLGIMGALNVPIVYFSVFWWTTQHPKLFIAQAEKMHPAMSLSLQVCTVAMLCLFLSLFVKRFLLEIMRIETEDLVEASRDLIEEQRR; from the coding sequence ATGAACTCTAGCGGCAAAGCGATGAGACTCTCCCGCGTATTGGATGCGCTGGCTATCGTCCTGATTCCGGTGGCGCTCTATATGGCCTTGCTCTACGCCCCCGCCGAGAAGACGATGAAAGAGGTGCAGCGGATCTTCTACTTTCATGTTCCCGCCGCCATGATGGGCTTCCTCGGCTTCATGCTTGTTCTCGTCTGCAGCATTTTGTATGTGGCGAAGGGCCGGAGGCGGTACGATGCCATGGCCCTCGCGGGGGCGGAGGTGGGTTGGCTCTTTACCACGCTCGTTCTTCTCACAGGCCCGGTTTGGGCCCGTTCGGCTTGGGGCGCCTGGTGGACTTGGGATGCGAGGCTTTCATCAACATTGGTTTTGTGGCTGATTTACGGCGCTTATCTCATCCTCCGTTCCCTCATGGCCGACGACCTGAGGATGAGGCGCTATGCCGCCGTTTTGGGGATTATGGGCGCCCTAAACGTTCCCATTGTCTATTTTTCCGTTTTTTGGTGGACGACACAGCATCCGAAGCTGTTCATTGCGCAGGCTGAGAAAATGCATCCGGCAATGTCTCTGAGCCTTCAGGTCTGCACGGTTGCGATGCTTTGCCTCTTCCTGTCACTTTTTGTTAAAAGGTTTCTTCTGGAGATCATGCGGATCGAAACGGAGGATCTGGTGGAAGCATCAAGAGATTTGATAGAGGAGCAGCGGCGATGA
- a CDS encoding peptidoglycan-binding protein codes for MTGALLLLFLAVTFPWGPLAPREVSPDHVRDLIQQEQWSEADQALATALSQNPTSRWLYLNARSLEAQGRWWEAWKVQGALISRWEEPWWRLGAARWARLDFQGMGENKTGEAPIWAVVPLKPLDGSPQTTFVARALSYVMVRYLRGSIDPVILGPRQLVNYKRALSLHRGVIPPTHTPAGAAATLSVLGSVQNPTATYLEPSQKVDEEALRQALIQFQTDMGLETTGRPDAVTAVALQKALSSWLSRETMNWTPEAITTASKRAGATRVLEGTLRALDEGGYRWSLALLDATSGEVVAGPHEGWLREGRWEQEWAAALSALGVQPDRSDPTKNWIWGASLPNEASAWEAWGQTLSIEDGQDPVQSAQVYAVLASQYGDRDWGWEFVARAEGWLLPLSQVQSREEELFSNLARYHVHLDSALRQARCALSPGLPGSTSPTLPGQIFSPSQILGDDGRFLLEGQIP; via the coding sequence ATGACGGGAGCCCTATTGCTTCTCTTCCTGGCCGTGACCTTTCCCTGGGGACCGCTGGCGCCCCGGGAGGTATCGCCGGATCATGTTCGCGACCTTATCCAGCAAGAGCAATGGAGTGAGGCGGATCAGGCCTTGGCGACGGCCCTTTCGCAAAACCCCACCTCCCGGTGGCTTTACCTCAATGCCCGGTCTTTGGAGGCTCAGGGACGCTGGTGGGAAGCTTGGAAGGTTCAGGGCGCCCTCATCTCGCGCTGGGAGGAACCATGGTGGCGGTTGGGCGCCGCCCGCTGGGCGCGACTCGATTTTCAGGGGATGGGCGAGAATAAGACCGGGGAGGCGCCGATCTGGGCTGTCGTGCCCCTAAAACCGCTCGATGGCTCCCCTCAGACAACCTTTGTAGCGCGCGCTCTCTCTTATGTCATGGTGAGGTACCTCAGGGGATCGATCGATCCGGTCATCCTCGGCCCCCGCCAACTGGTGAATTATAAGCGGGCTCTCAGTCTGCACCGCGGCGTTATCCCTCCGACCCATACGCCGGCCGGCGCGGCGGCGACCCTATCCGTCTTGGGATCGGTGCAAAATCCCACCGCGACCTACCTTGAACCCTCTCAAAAAGTCGATGAGGAGGCGCTTCGACAGGCGCTCATTCAGTTCCAGACCGATATGGGGCTGGAAACGACCGGCCGGCCCGACGCGGTCACGGCCGTCGCCTTGCAGAAAGCGCTGAGCTCCTGGCTCTCGCGGGAAACGATGAATTGGACCCCTGAAGCCATCACCACCGCCTCCAAACGAGCCGGTGCGACGCGGGTTCTAGAGGGGACCCTGCGGGCTTTGGATGAGGGCGGGTACCGCTGGTCCCTGGCCCTTCTCGATGCCACGTCGGGTGAGGTTGTGGCCGGACCGCATGAAGGCTGGCTCAGGGAAGGCCGGTGGGAGCAGGAATGGGCGGCCGCTCTCAGTGCCCTCGGTGTCCAGCCGGACCGATCGGATCCCACAAAAAACTGGATTTGGGGAGCGAGCCTCCCCAATGAGGCGAGTGCATGGGAGGCCTGGGGCCAGACGCTTTCTATTGAGGATGGGCAGGACCCGGTCCAGAGCGCGCAGGTTTATGCGGTCCTCGCCTCGCAATATGGCGACCGCGATTGGGGATGGGAGTTTGTCGCGCGCGCCGAGGGATGGCTTCTTCCCCTGTCGCAGGTCCAGAGCCGGGAAGAGGAGCTGTTTTCCAATCTGGCGCGCTACCACGTTCATCTTGACTCAGCGCTGCGCCAGGCGCGGTGCGCCCTCTCACCCGGCTTACCCGGCTCCACCTCACCCACCCTCCCGGGGCAGATCTTCTCGCCCTCTCAAATTCTGGGTGATGATGGCCGCTTCCTTCTGGAGGGACAGATCCCATGA
- a CDS encoding heme exporter protein CcmB, whose amino-acid sequence MSGGLERYGRATAALIRRELLMEIRTREALQSTGFFSILIVVLFGFAMGARPVQPFMAPGMLWIAFSFAGVLGLNRSFGRERDNGCLTGLMLCPVDRSSVFIAKCVVQLILMLAVELITLPVFSIFLQVSLLPHLGPILLINLLGTAGFAAAGTLLSAIAGSSRARDVLLPIMLYPLWIPLLLAAVRSMALVLDGRPLASASGWLCLMGLYDLIFFVLGLILFEYVFEE is encoded by the coding sequence ATGAGCGGCGGGCTGGAGCGATATGGGCGCGCCACGGCGGCGTTGATCCGCAGAGAACTTCTCATGGAAATCCGGACGCGGGAAGCCTTGCAGAGTACCGGTTTCTTCTCGATTCTCATCGTTGTGCTGTTCGGATTTGCAATGGGAGCGCGCCCCGTGCAGCCTTTCATGGCGCCGGGGATGCTATGGATCGCCTTCAGCTTCGCCGGTGTGCTGGGTCTTAACCGGAGTTTTGGCCGGGAGCGGGACAACGGGTGCCTAACCGGGTTGATGCTTTGCCCCGTGGATCGGAGCTCAGTCTTTATCGCCAAGTGTGTGGTCCAACTCATCCTGATGCTGGCCGTGGAATTGATCACCCTCCCCGTCTTCTCTATTTTTCTCCAGGTCAGCCTGCTGCCGCATTTGGGGCCGATCCTTCTGATCAACCTCCTCGGGACGGCCGGCTTTGCCGCAGCAGGGACGCTTCTATCGGCCATCGCGGGGTCATCGAGGGCGCGCGATGTTCTGCTCCCCATCATGCTCTATCCGCTGTGGATCCCCCTCTTGCTGGCGGCGGTCCGTTCGATGGCGCTCGTCCTTGACGGCCGTCCGCTGGCCTCAGCCTCGGGTTGGCTTTGCCTCATGGGGCTCTACGATCTGATATTTTTCGTATTGGGACTGATTCTTTTCGAGTACGTTTTTGAGGAGTGA